From the Desulfosarcina sp. BuS5 genome, one window contains:
- a CDS encoding zinc metalloprotease HtpX, with product MHDDFYQINTLKHKIVNWLHSLMLLAGMALLLGLLGWIFAGPSGIRWAVIITVISMIISPHLSPKVILRWYAAKPLIPHQAPDLYTALQELTQRAGLPRLPVIYYVPTKMLNAFTTGSRDDAAIALTDGLLNTLSMREVNAVMAHEVAHLKNNDLWIMNLSDTISRVTSFFSMSGQFLLFLNLPLLLASGHHVSWVGILVLIFAPTLVVLLQLALSRTREFDADLDAALLTGDPEGLASALAKMERYQGGWLTRMLFPGYRERQPSILRTHPQTKERLDRLLALSPGKLEPLDKENAFGNGTFPFTTAPVPIRKNPRWRFGGIWY from the coding sequence ATGCATGATGATTTTTACCAAATAAATACATTGAAGCACAAAATCGTCAACTGGTTGCACTCGCTGATGCTTTTGGCCGGCATGGCATTGCTGCTGGGCCTGCTGGGCTGGATTTTCGCAGGTCCTTCGGGAATACGCTGGGCCGTTATTATCACCGTCATAAGCATGATCATTAGCCCACACCTGTCACCGAAGGTCATCTTGCGTTGGTACGCCGCCAAGCCCCTGATCCCACACCAGGCGCCGGATCTGTATACCGCGTTGCAGGAACTTACCCAACGGGCGGGTCTGCCGAGGCTCCCGGTTATTTATTACGTGCCGACAAAAATGCTCAACGCTTTTACCACCGGCAGCCGCGATGACGCCGCCATCGCCCTAACGGACGGTTTGCTGAACACGCTGAGCATGCGTGAGGTGAATGCCGTTATGGCTCACGAGGTCGCCCACCTTAAAAATAACGACTTATGGATCATGAATCTGTCGGACACCATCAGCCGGGTAACGTCTTTCTTTTCGATGTCCGGACAATTTTTACTGTTTTTAAATCTGCCGCTTTTATTGGCATCGGGCCATCATGTCTCCTGGGTCGGCATTCTGGTGCTGATCTTTGCACCGACACTGGTTGTACTACTTCAATTGGCGCTTTCCCGCACACGTGAATTCGATGCGGATTTGGACGCCGCCTTGCTGACAGGCGATCCGGAAGGTCTGGCCTCGGCGCTGGCCAAGATGGAACGCTATCAAGGGGGATGGCTGACACGTATGCTTTTCCCTGGGTATCGCGAGAGACAGCCCTCCATTTTGCGAACCCACCCCCAAACCAAGGAGCGGCTTGATCGCCTTTTGGCCCTTTCACCTGGTAAACTTGAGCCATTGGACAAGGAGAATGCGTTTGGAAACGGCACCTTCCCTTTTACTACGGCACCGGTCCCGATTCGAAAAAACCCCAGATGGCGTTTTGGTGGGATTTGGTATTAA
- a CDS encoding DnaJ C-terminal domain-containing protein — translation MAVQYKDYYEILGISRDASKDEIQRTYRKLARKFHPDLNKEAGSEEKFKEINEAYEVLKDPAKRGKYDQFGSNWQQGDNFQPPPGWQHRSNSSQGQQGPEETFFWSSDGGEYSDFFEALFGGRFHENVQGAQGGRPFSINRRGSDHEAVLRIPLEEAFGGGTKTITMQSTGPGMDGSPSSREKRYDVKIPPGIMSGQKIRLSGQGGKGSGSGGSGDLYLKVEIEPHPRFRLEGHDLYTELAITPWEAALGAQIDVQTLDETVTLKVPAGTQSGQKLRLRAKGMPNPKGRRGDLYVVMKIKVPKKLSKKERQLFEELSKVSSFNPR, via the coding sequence ATGGCCGTTCAATATAAAGACTACTATGAAATCCTGGGCATTTCCCGCGACGCATCCAAGGACGAGATCCAGCGCACCTATCGCAAGCTGGCGCGTAAATTTCATCCGGATTTGAACAAGGAGGCTGGCTCCGAAGAAAAATTCAAGGAGATCAACGAGGCCTATGAGGTTCTCAAGGATCCGGCCAAGCGGGGAAAATACGACCAGTTCGGCAGCAATTGGCAGCAGGGAGACAATTTTCAGCCACCACCGGGTTGGCAACACCGGTCGAATTCTAGCCAGGGGCAACAGGGCCCCGAGGAGACCTTTTTCTGGAGTTCGGACGGTGGAGAGTACAGCGACTTTTTTGAAGCGCTTTTCGGCGGCCGGTTCCATGAAAATGTTCAGGGCGCCCAAGGCGGCCGGCCCTTTTCAATCAATCGTCGCGGCAGCGATCACGAGGCGGTGTTGCGCATACCCCTGGAAGAGGCGTTTGGCGGTGGCACCAAAACCATCACCATGCAATCCACCGGGCCGGGAATGGATGGAAGCCCATCCAGCCGGGAAAAACGTTATGATGTGAAAATTCCGCCGGGAATCATGTCTGGGCAGAAAATCCGCCTTTCGGGCCAGGGCGGCAAGGGAAGCGGCAGCGGCGGCAGCGGGGACCTGTATCTCAAGGTTGAAATCGAACCGCATCCCAGATTCCGTCTGGAAGGACATGATCTATACACCGAGCTGGCCATTACCCCATGGGAGGCGGCCTTGGGAGCGCAAATCGATGTCCAAACACTGGATGAAACGGTTACCCTTAAGGTCCCTGCAGGTACCCAAAGCGGGCAGAAACTAAGACTCCGCGCCAAGGGCATGCCCAACCCCAAGGGGCGGCGAGGCGATCTTTATGTGGTGATGAAAATCAAGGTTCCGAAAAAATTATCCAAAAAGGAACGGCAACTGTTCGAGGAATTGAGCAAGGTATCATCCTTCAATCCGAGGTAG
- a CDS encoding HdeD family acid-resistance protein: MMSFDNLVGSQDSGNAMPFCSLAGNWWLFVLRGALSLIFAVLAFLMPTGALLAFTLVFGVFSLVDGAFGLISAVRNIRKDERWGWLAFSGVLGILAGILVIVWPLVATLVIATFMWASVAIWSIFTGVLEISAVVRLRKEIKGEFWLALSGALSVALGAFVFWMFLTRPVESFLAAGWLIGAYALFSGIVLTMLGLKLRK; this comes from the coding sequence ATGATGAGTTTTGATAATTTGGTTGGAAGTCAAGACAGCGGCAATGCAATGCCTTTCTGCTCGCTGGCCGGTAATTGGTGGTTGTTCGTCTTGCGCGGGGCGCTGTCTCTGATTTTTGCGGTTCTGGCCTTCTTGATGCCGACCGGTGCGTTACTGGCATTCACGTTGGTATTCGGCGTCTTTTCGCTTGTCGATGGCGCCTTCGGCCTCATATCAGCAGTGCGCAATATCCGGAAGGATGAGCGCTGGGGTTGGCTTGCCTTCAGCGGCGTTCTTGGCATTCTGGCCGGAATCCTGGTGATCGTCTGGCCACTGGTTGCCACCTTGGTGATTGCCACCTTCATGTGGGCCAGCGTCGCAATCTGGTCGATCTTCACCGGAGTTTTGGAGATTTCGGCGGTCGTTCGCCTGCGCAAGGAAATCAAAGGTGAATTCTGGTTGGCTCTAAGCGGTGCACTTTCGGTCGCTCTCGGGGCTTTCGTGTTTTGGATGTTCCTGACGCGACCAGTTGAATCCTTTCTTGCCGCCGGGTGGCTTATTGGCGCGTATGCCCTGTTTTCCGGCATCGTACTCACGATGCTGGGGCTGAAATTGCGCAAGTGA
- the dnaK gene encoding molecular chaperone DnaK translates to MAKAIGIDLGTTNSVVAVWEGDKSAVIPNSEGSRTTPSVVAYTEDGQRLVGKIAQRQAVMNPDSTIYSAKRFVGRRWGEVDEESKIVSYKVVKDSSDAVRFDVRGKKVAPEEVSAQVLRKLVTDASSHLGEKVTEAVITVPAYFNDAQRQATKTAGEIAGLKVLRIINEPTAAALAYGLEKKKNETVLVFDLGGGTFDVSVLDVGDGVCEVRSTSGDTHLGGDDFDKRIVDWVADEFKKENGIDLRKDRQALQRLYEAAEKAKCELSSAVETEINLPFITADATGPKHLTQKITRAKFESLIHDLVQRCMKPIEQALADAKLTANDIDELILVGGSTRVPAVQELVKKLTGGKQPNMSVNPDEVVAVGAAIQAAVIKGEMEDVVLLDVTPLSLGVETLGGVMTKLIDRNTTIPCRREEVFSTADDNQTAVDIVVLQGEREMASDNRVLGRFRLEDIAPAPRGVAQIKVSFDIDANGILNVTAKDETTGKSQTVTITESTNLDKNEADRMVREAEQHAASDKQRRETIDARNKTDSLANQLERLMADMGDKVPVHERSRCEQLVSDAREAVKNENTDKQRYIQIASDLQQALSMVGAAAYQQQGSAAGQPSEGGGRADGASSDDDVVDAEFTERS, encoded by the coding sequence ATGGCTAAAGCAATCGGAATAGACTTGGGAACGACCAATTCGGTCGTCGCAGTTTGGGAAGGTGACAAATCGGCGGTGATCCCCAACAGTGAGGGATCTCGCACCACACCATCGGTCGTGGCGTACACTGAAGATGGACAGCGACTGGTGGGCAAAATAGCCCAGCGGCAGGCGGTGATGAATCCGGATTCGACCATCTACTCGGCCAAGCGGTTTGTCGGCCGCAGGTGGGGCGAGGTGGATGAAGAGTCTAAAATCGTATCCTACAAAGTGGTTAAAGACAGCAGCGATGCGGTCCGTTTTGACGTACGCGGTAAAAAGGTCGCCCCGGAGGAAGTCTCCGCCCAAGTGCTGCGCAAACTGGTAACCGACGCCTCCAGCCACTTGGGAGAGAAGGTCACCGAGGCGGTCATCACCGTCCCGGCTTACTTCAATGACGCCCAGCGCCAGGCCACCAAGACCGCCGGCGAAATCGCGGGACTCAAAGTGTTGCGCATCATCAATGAACCCACGGCGGCGGCGTTGGCATACGGGCTCGAAAAGAAGAAAAATGAAACTGTGCTGGTATTCGACCTTGGCGGCGGTACGTTCGACGTATCGGTTCTGGATGTGGGCGACGGCGTGTGTGAGGTTCGCTCCACCTCCGGCGATACCCATCTTGGCGGCGATGACTTTGACAAACGCATCGTGGACTGGGTGGCCGACGAATTCAAGAAAGAAAACGGTATTGACCTGCGCAAGGATCGGCAGGCCCTTCAACGTTTGTATGAGGCTGCGGAAAAGGCCAAGTGCGAGCTTTCCTCGGCGGTGGAGACGGAAATCAACCTGCCGTTTATCACGGCGGATGCGACCGGTCCCAAACACCTGACCCAGAAGATCACACGAGCAAAGTTTGAGAGTTTGATCCACGATCTGGTTCAACGATGCATGAAACCCATCGAGCAAGCATTGGCGGACGCAAAACTGACGGCCAATGACATCGACGAACTGATTCTGGTGGGTGGGTCCACCCGCGTACCGGCTGTTCAGGAGTTGGTCAAGAAGCTTACCGGTGGAAAGCAGCCCAACATGAGCGTGAATCCCGACGAAGTGGTTGCCGTTGGGGCCGCCATACAGGCTGCGGTCATCAAGGGCGAGATGGAGGATGTAGTCCTGCTGGATGTTACCCCGTTGTCCCTGGGTGTCGAGACCCTTGGCGGCGTAATGACCAAGCTGATCGATCGCAACACCACCATCCCCTGCCGGCGGGAAGAGGTCTTTTCCACCGCCGACGACAACCAGACCGCGGTGGATATCGTCGTCCTGCAGGGTGAACGCGAAATGGCGTCGGACAACCGCGTGCTGGGACGTTTCCGCCTCGAAGACATCGCCCCTGCGCCGCGTGGTGTTGCCCAGATCAAAGTGTCTTTTGATATCGACGCCAACGGCATTCTCAATGTGACCGCCAAGGACGAAACTACGGGTAAATCCCAGACCGTGACCATCACTGAATCAACCAATCTGGACAAAAATGAAGCGGATCGCATGGTCAGGGAGGCCGAGCAGCATGCCGCCTCAGACAAACAGCGGCGTGAAACCATCGATGCCCGAAACAAAACCGACAGCCTGGCCAATCAGCTGGAGCGGTTGATGGCCGATATGGGTGACAAGGTGCCGGTGCATGAAAGATCACGGTGCGAACAGCTCGTCTCCGATGCCAGGGAAGCGGTTAAAAACGAAAATACAGACAAGCAGCGTTACATCCAGATCGCCAGCGACCTGCAGCAGGCGTTGAGCATGGTCGGAGCAGCGGCATATCAACAGCAAGGCAGCGCTGCCGGGCAGCCTTCAGAAGGCGGCGGCCGGGCTGACGGTGCAAGTAGCGATGATGATGTGGTGGATGCCGAATTCACCGAGCGAAGCTGA
- a CDS encoding chaperone modulator CbpM: MKRRANLPVLVKHTGPDHSYLRIGEVAVRCRTHPGLVHRFVRLGLVDPIDTSGTPEQWLFESEAVPLIAKIIRLRNALGVNYAGVGVVLELLERINMLENRIRELERGL, translated from the coding sequence ATGAAAAGACGAGCAAATCTACCGGTTCTGGTGAAACACACCGGACCTGATCACTCTTATCTGAGAATCGGTGAGGTGGCCGTGCGCTGCCGAACACATCCGGGCCTGGTCCATCGATTTGTGCGACTGGGCTTGGTTGATCCGATCGATACGAGCGGAACGCCGGAACAATGGCTTTTTGAAAGCGAGGCGGTACCGTTGATCGCCAAAATCATCCGCCTGCGAAATGCACTGGGAGTCAACTATGCCGGTGTTGGTGTCGTTCTTGAACTGTTGGAACGTATCAATATGCTGGAAAACCGTATCCGCGAGTTGGAACGGGGGCTGTAA
- a CDS encoding GNAT family N-acetyltransferase, which translates to MITDAFIPLFEKGVVTNKNKSFLPGRAVATLCMGTKKIYDYIDKNPRFYFRSADFVNDPLVIARNDKLISISSALEVDLSGQVCSDSIDKLFYSGSGDQANFIRGAAMSKGGFSIIALPSTTKGETQSRIVPYLSKGADTSTLRADVDFVVTEYGIAQLRGKSIFQRAVELTQIAHPKFRTGLIETAKRHHLVFPDQLPPPAMDLLFIEKYKSRVKLKSGQSLSVRPLLPSDEIAYRNFFYKLKEETVYLRFFSKIKIFSHQMAQAHWAELDYRKNITLVGLVRNKGNKEIVAIGTYMESEENRAEVAFVVREDFQWQGIASFLLDELEKLAIENDFQGFAAYILADNKAMLHVLNKRYPDAKKSHENGSVFLVMDFNKKALS; encoded by the coding sequence ATGATCACTGATGCCTTTATTCCGCTGTTTGAAAAAGGGGTTGTCACGAACAAAAACAAGAGTTTTCTACCGGGCCGGGCGGTGGCCACGCTTTGCATGGGGACGAAAAAGATTTATGACTACATCGACAAAAATCCCCGGTTTTATTTTCGGTCAGCCGATTTTGTAAACGACCCGCTTGTCATCGCGCGAAACGACAAATTAATTTCCATTAGCTCCGCTCTTGAAGTGGACCTTTCCGGCCAGGTCTGTTCGGATTCCATCGACAAATTGTTTTACAGCGGGTCGGGTGACCAGGCCAATTTTATTCGCGGTGCGGCCATGTCCAAGGGTGGGTTTTCAATCATCGCCCTGCCTTCGACCACCAAAGGGGAGACCCAATCGCGCATTGTGCCCTATCTCAGCAAAGGAGCGGACACGTCGACCTTGAGAGCGGACGTGGATTTCGTCGTAACCGAGTACGGCATCGCGCAACTTCGGGGTAAAAGCATTTTCCAAAGGGCCGTGGAGTTGACCCAGATCGCCCATCCCAAATTCAGGACCGGTCTCATCGAAACCGCGAAAAGGCACCATTTGGTGTTTCCGGATCAGCTGCCACCTCCCGCTATGGATTTGCTGTTCATCGAAAAATACAAAAGCCGGGTGAAGCTGAAAAGCGGCCAATCCCTTTCGGTCCGGCCGCTTCTGCCATCCGATGAAATCGCCTATCGCAACTTTTTTTACAAACTCAAGGAAGAGACTGTTTATTTGCGTTTTTTCAGCAAGATTAAAATCTTTTCCCACCAAATGGCGCAAGCCCACTGGGCGGAACTGGATTACCGCAAAAACATTACGCTGGTTGGCCTTGTTCGCAACAAGGGAAACAAGGAAATCGTGGCCATCGGCACCTATATGGAATCCGAGGAGAACCGGGCGGAAGTTGCCTTTGTGGTGCGGGAGGATTTCCAGTGGCAAGGCATTGCATCATTTCTGCTGGATGAATTGGAAAAACTTGCCATTGAAAACGACTTTCAAGGATTTGCCGCATACATCTTGGCCGACAACAAAGCTATGCTGCACGTTTTAAACAAACGCTATCCTGATGCTAAAAAAAGCCATGAGAATGGAAGTGTTTTTCTCGTCATGGATTTCAACAAGAAAGCCCTTTCATAA
- the clpB gene encoding ATP-dependent chaperone ClpB yields MDLNKFTVKCQQALQEAQTKAVNFNHQEVDGEHLILALVEQSDGLVPRLLERMEVPADAFREKLVQALEKKPRISGSGTEPGKVYITQRLNKLLAQAQAEAKKLKDEYVSVEHILLAFIDEGGQTPTGNILREFNITRDLLLQTLTAIRGHQRVTSADPEGTYEALQKYGRDLVEEARSGKLDPVIGRDNEIRRVIRILSRKTKNNPVLIGDPGVGKTAIVEGLAHRIVRQDVPEGLKDKTIFSLDMGALVAGAKYRGEFEERLKAVLQEVKESDGKILLFIDELHTIVGAGKTEGSMDAGNMLKPMLARGELHCIGATTLDEYRKYIEKDKALERRFQPVVVGEPSVEDTISILRGLKERYEVHHGVKIQDGALVTAAVLSNRYVTDRFLPDKAIDLIDEACAMIRTEIDSMPTELDEVSRRIMQLEIEEAALKKEKDKASKERLKNLQKELAELRTEADAKRAQWESEKQAIKKVQAIREELEKIRHDIEVAERDYDLNRAAELRHGKLPELERRLKSEEEMLTKKQTAERLLREEVTEDEIAEIISRWTGIPVTRLMEGERQKILRLDEVLHERVIGQDEAVQLVADAVIRARSGIKDPRRPIGTFIFLGPTGVGKTELAKTLAEALFDSEENMVRIDMSEYMEKHTVARLIGAPPGYVGFEEGGQLTEAVRRKPYAVILFDEIEKAHHDVFNVLLQIFDDGRLTDGQGRTVDFKNTVIILTSNIGSHHLLEGIDRDGQLSEAVKNQVMGELRQHFRPEFLNRVDDIVLFKPLTLDEVEQIVALLTQDLSRRLAERQINIEISDAARHFIAETGYDPVYGARPLRRFIQRELETRIGRALIAGEVSDGATLRVDLNDGELGITHES; encoded by the coding sequence ATGGATTTAAACAAATTTACCGTAAAATGCCAACAGGCCCTTCAAGAAGCCCAGACCAAGGCCGTCAATTTCAACCACCAGGAGGTTGACGGCGAGCATTTGATCCTGGCCCTTGTGGAACAATCGGATGGATTGGTGCCGCGGCTGCTGGAACGTATGGAGGTTCCGGCAGACGCATTCAGGGAAAAGCTCGTGCAAGCGCTTGAGAAAAAGCCGCGCATCAGCGGGTCGGGCACGGAACCGGGCAAGGTGTACATCACCCAGCGGCTGAACAAACTGTTGGCGCAGGCCCAGGCCGAAGCCAAAAAACTCAAGGACGAGTATGTCTCGGTCGAACATATCCTGCTGGCCTTTATCGATGAAGGCGGCCAAACCCCGACGGGAAATATTCTTCGTGAATTCAACATCACCCGCGATCTGCTGCTGCAAACACTCACTGCCATCCGCGGACATCAGCGCGTGACTAGCGCCGACCCCGAAGGAACCTACGAGGCGCTGCAAAAATACGGCCGTGACCTGGTGGAAGAGGCCCGGTCCGGCAAACTCGATCCGGTCATTGGGCGTGACAATGAGATCCGGCGGGTGATCCGGATTCTTTCGCGCAAAACCAAAAACAACCCGGTCCTGATCGGTGATCCCGGCGTTGGTAAAACTGCCATCGTCGAGGGGTTGGCCCACCGCATCGTGCGCCAGGACGTGCCAGAAGGGCTGAAAGATAAAACTATTTTTTCCCTGGATATGGGCGCCCTGGTGGCCGGCGCCAAGTATCGCGGCGAGTTCGAGGAGCGGCTGAAGGCTGTCTTGCAGGAGGTCAAGGAGTCTGACGGGAAAATCCTGCTTTTCATCGACGAGCTGCATACCATCGTGGGAGCGGGCAAGACGGAGGGCTCCATGGATGCCGGCAACATGCTCAAGCCCATGCTTGCCCGGGGTGAGCTGCACTGCATTGGCGCCACCACCCTGGACGAATACCGCAAGTACATCGAAAAGGATAAGGCCTTGGAGCGCCGTTTTCAACCGGTCGTGGTCGGCGAGCCTTCTGTTGAAGACACCATTTCGATTTTGCGGGGACTCAAGGAGCGCTACGAGGTTCATCACGGTGTAAAGATCCAGGACGGCGCCCTGGTCACGGCGGCGGTATTATCAAACCGGTACGTCACAGACCGGTTTTTGCCGGACAAGGCCATCGACCTGATCGATGAAGCCTGCGCAATGATCCGTACTGAAATCGATTCCATGCCCACGGAACTGGATGAGGTGTCGCGCCGGATCATGCAGCTGGAGATTGAAGAGGCGGCCTTAAAAAAAGAAAAAGACAAGGCGAGCAAGGAACGCTTGAAAAACCTTCAAAAAGAGCTAGCCGAACTTCGAACGGAAGCTGACGCCAAACGTGCCCAGTGGGAATCTGAAAAACAGGCCATTAAAAAGGTGCAGGCTATTCGGGAAGAGCTGGAAAAGATCCGGCATGACATCGAAGTCGCCGAACGGGACTATGACCTTAATCGTGCGGCGGAATTGCGGCACGGCAAACTGCCCGAGCTTGAACGACGGTTAAAGAGCGAAGAAGAGATGCTGACCAAAAAGCAGACCGCTGAACGTCTGCTGCGCGAGGAGGTCACCGAAGATGAGATCGCTGAAATCATTTCCCGCTGGACCGGCATCCCTGTCACTCGGCTGATGGAAGGCGAGCGCCAAAAAATATTGCGGCTCGACGAAGTGCTGCACGAACGCGTTATCGGTCAGGACGAAGCCGTCCAGCTGGTGGCCGATGCCGTTATCCGGGCCCGTTCCGGCATCAAGGACCCGAGGCGACCCATCGGCACCTTTATTTTCCTTGGCCCTACGGGAGTCGGAAAAACAGAGCTGGCCAAAACGCTGGCCGAGGCCCTGTTTGATTCCGAGGAAAACATGGTGCGCATCGACATGAGCGAATACATGGAAAAGCACACGGTCGCCCGATTGATCGGTGCCCCTCCCGGATATGTCGGTTTTGAGGAAGGCGGGCAGTTGACCGAAGCTGTTCGGCGCAAACCCTACGCCGTGATTTTATTCGACGAGATTGAAAAGGCCCATCACGATGTGTTCAACGTGCTGCTCCAGATTTTTGACGACGGCCGGCTGACCGACGGCCAGGGCCGAACCGTGGATTTCAAAAACACCGTCATCATCCTGACCAGCAATATCGGTTCGCACCATCTGTTGGAGGGAATCGACAGGGACGGACAACTGAGCGAGGCTGTTAAAAACCAGGTCATGGGCGAGTTGCGCCAGCACTTCCGCCCTGAATTTCTCAACCGGGTGGACGATATCGTTCTTTTCAAACCGCTGACCCTTGACGAAGTCGAACAGATTGTGGCCCTGCTGACACAAGATCTGTCCAGGCGGTTGGCGGAGCGACAGATCAACATCGAAATCAGCGATGCCGCGCGGCATTTCATCGCCGAGACGGGCTACGACCCGGTGTATGGCGCCAGGCCGCTTCGGCGATTTATTCAAAGGGAGCTGGAGACCCGCATCGGCCGTGCCCTGATCGCTGGGGAAGTGTCGGATGGCGCTACCCTGCGTGTGGATCTGAATGACGGCGAATTGGGTATCACCCATGAGAGTTGA